The following are from one region of the Candidatus Brocadiia bacterium genome:
- a CDS encoding HD domain-containing phosphohydrolase — translation MSQKQKILIIDDEPDVRNVLATFLGKIDYEVHHAEIGIDGIEMLAKERFDLVLCDVMMPALDGLSTLALIKKTHPKQPVIMMSGFATHDKIIEALDKGAVDMLAKPFNFTQIRQVVTKVLNPRLRYKPEYNSATSHLLRESYMGLLRIIIQLTETKNKYLKNHCSRVAEYSSLIAKAMRLRDDTVEVINCAGLMHDIGKISLSDLILMKEGKLTPQEWADVKMHPVIGSMMMEQLKLFRAEEPLIRHHHERFDGQGYPSGLAGDKIPIGARIIAVADTYDAMTSIRPYREALTPHIALNTIRQNSGSQFDPKVVAAFLEVVKKEQASG, via the coding sequence ATGTCACAGAAGCAGAAAATACTTATCATCGATGACGAGCCTGATGTCAGGAACGTGCTGGCCACGTTCCTGGGCAAGATTGATTATGAGGTGCATCATGCGGAAATAGGCATTGACGGCATCGAGATGTTGGCCAAGGAGCGTTTTGACCTGGTGCTCTGCGACGTGATGATGCCGGCGCTGGACGGCCTGAGCACGCTGGCACTGATAAAGAAAACCCATCCCAAACAGCCGGTCATAATGATGAGCGGCTTCGCCACGCACGATAAAATCATCGAGGCGCTGGACAAGGGCGCCGTTGATATGCTGGCCAAGCCGTTCAACTTTACCCAGATCAGGCAGGTGGTTACCAAGGTGCTCAATCCCAGGCTCAGGTATAAGCCGGAATACAACTCGGCTACCTCGCATCTGTTGCGGGAAAGTTATATGGGGCTGTTGCGGATCATCATCCAGCTGACGGAGACCAAGAACAAATACCTGAAGAACCACTGTTCGCGCGTGGCCGAATATTCCAGCCTGATAGCCAAGGCGATGCGCCTGCGCGACGACACAGTCGAGGTGATAAACTGCGCCGGGTTGATGCACGATATCGGCAAGATCAGCCTGAGCGACCTGATATTGATGAAGGAAGGCAAACTGACGCCCCAGGAATGGGCCGACGTCAAGATGCACCCGGTCATCGGCAGTATGATGATGGAGCAGCTCAAGTTGTTCCGGGCAGAGGAGCCGTTGATACGGCATCACCACGAGCGGTTTGACGGCCAGGGTTACCCGAGCGGGCTGGCCGGCGACAAAATCCCCATCGGCGCCCGGATTATCGCCGTGGCCGATACTTACGATGCCATGACTTCGATCCGGCCTTACCGCGAGGCCCTCACCCCTCATATAGCACTGAACACCATCAGGCAGAATTCAGGAAGCCAGTTCGACCCCAAAGTCGTGGCGGCGTTCCTTGAGGTGGTGAAAAAAGAGCAGGCGTCCGGTTAG
- a CDS encoding M20 family metallo-hydrolase: protein MWSDNDVKKVFNRIHQLQGDMVRLQVGLTAIPALSPINKGIGEVKKADYLKKELRKMGFDRIEEYRALDKTVPCGYRPNLIARVQGRNHSRTIWLISHLDVVPPGARNLWQTDPYKAVVKDGKIYGRGTEDNQQAIITSIFALKAMKDLKLVPEYDIALSFLADEETGSHFGVQRLLAHQRKLFRKQDIIIVPDSGRPDSLEIEIAEKTVLWLKVTVKGRQCHASVPGAGNNAHRAGAQLLCRLDKVLHQRFSTKDRLFNPAVSTFEPTKKDANVENVNTIPGEDIFYYDCRILPRYKPEQIKRVFRQESVRIAKEFKVKVGIEVVNESVASYTAPTAPAVRMLGASIRYVTGRKPVLVGIGGGTFAAHFRQEGIPAVVWSTLGWMAHQPNEYCLIKNMITDAKVFAHLASGLSVTSTTA, encoded by the coding sequence ATGTGGTCTGATAATGATGTTAAAAAAGTATTCAACCGCATCCACCAGCTCCAGGGCGATATGGTCCGGCTCCAGGTTGGCCTGACGGCCATCCCGGCGCTTTCGCCCATAAATAAAGGCATCGGCGAGGTCAAAAAGGCCGACTACCTCAAGAAAGAACTGCGCAAGATGGGCTTCGACCGCATCGAAGAATACCGCGCGCTCGATAAGACCGTGCCCTGCGGCTACCGGCCCAACCTGATTGCCCGGGTCCAAGGCCGAAACCACTCCCGGACTATCTGGTTGATAAGCCATCTGGATGTCGTCCCGCCCGGCGCCCGCAACCTCTGGCAGACCGACCCCTATAAGGCCGTGGTCAAGGACGGCAAAATCTATGGACGGGGTACCGAAGACAACCAGCAGGCCATCATCACATCCATCTTTGCCCTCAAGGCTATGAAGGATCTGAAACTCGTGCCCGAATACGATATCGCACTGAGCTTCCTGGCGGATGAAGAGACCGGCAGTCATTTCGGCGTCCAGCGGCTGTTAGCTCACCAGCGGAAACTTTTCCGGAAGCAGGACATCATCATCGTGCCAGACAGCGGACGTCCGGACAGCCTGGAAATCGAGATTGCGGAGAAAACAGTTCTCTGGCTCAAGGTCACGGTCAAAGGACGCCAGTGCCACGCCTCGGTACCCGGCGCCGGCAACAACGCCCATCGGGCCGGCGCACAGCTACTTTGCCGGTTGGACAAGGTCCTGCACCAACGGTTTTCCACCAAAGACCGCCTGTTCAATCCGGCCGTTTCCACCTTTGAACCGACCAAGAAAGACGCCAACGTCGAGAACGTCAACACCATACCGGGCGAGGACATATTCTACTACGACTGCCGGATATTGCCCCGGTACAAGCCCGAGCAAATCAAGCGGGTATTCAGGCAGGAATCCGTCCGGATAGCCAAAGAGTTCAAGGTCAAGGTGGGCATTGAAGTCGTCAACGAATCAGTCGCATCCTACACCGCGCCGACAGCCCCGGCGGTCAGGATGTTGGGCGCCTCAATCAGGTACGTCACCGGGCGCAAGCCGGTACTGGTCGGTATCGGCGGAGGGACCTTTGCGGCCCATTTCAGACAGGAAGGCATCCCGGCCGTGGTTTGGTCCACCCTGGGCTGGATGGCCCACCAACCCAACGAATACTGCCTGATAAAGAATATGATAACCGACGCCAAGGTCTTTGCACACTTAGCCAGCGGCCTTAGTGTTACTTCGACCACCGCCTAA